One genomic region from Actinocatenispora thailandica encodes:
- a CDS encoding class F sortase, with product MTQPASDPGGRDSEAPTVEFPAPAFPAPELRAPAFPAPDFPASDFRAPAAPAPVPPTAGHPGAGADTVELPERGAEREPRGRPEGDGAHERGKQPERDVERERPGRPERDGAHERGGERDGPPPAEWDPLAHGGAAGWRTVLGVLLVLGGVLGATLLVLAMMRAPTPPPQPTAAQAPPSAVVAPPAPSTSATPAPSAAAPLPPSTPVRIDVARAHIHAPIIATGLDADDTVAVPPIDHPYLTGWYDRSVTPGQSGAAVLLGHVDSHRTGPAVFYYLGALTRGDTVQVTRADHTVAVFTVDGVAGYEKTRFPATAVYGPTAGPSLRLVTCGGRFDERTHSYERNVVVFASLTSSHRETAAEAARPLQTTS from the coding sequence ATGACGCAGCCGGCGAGCGACCCCGGCGGCCGGGACTCCGAGGCCCCGACCGTCGAGTTCCCGGCGCCCGCCTTCCCGGCACCCGAGTTGCGGGCACCCGCCTTCCCGGCACCCGACTTCCCGGCATCCGACTTCCGGGCACCCGCGGCCCCGGCCCCGGTGCCGCCGACCGCCGGGCATCCGGGCGCCGGAGCCGACACCGTCGAGCTACCCGAGCGGGGCGCCGAACGCGAGCCGCGCGGGCGCCCCGAGGGTGACGGCGCGCACGAGCGGGGCAAGCAACCCGAGCGAGACGTCGAACGCGAGCGGCCCGGCCGGCCCGAACGAGACGGCGCGCACGAGCGGGGCGGGGAACGCGACGGACCGCCCCCGGCCGAGTGGGATCCGCTGGCGCACGGTGGGGCGGCGGGTTGGCGGACGGTGCTCGGCGTGCTGCTGGTCCTGGGCGGCGTGCTCGGCGCGACACTGCTGGTCCTCGCGATGATGCGGGCCCCGACGCCGCCGCCGCAACCGACCGCGGCGCAGGCGCCGCCCAGCGCCGTCGTCGCACCGCCCGCGCCGAGCACCAGCGCGACACCAGCGCCGTCGGCTGCCGCCCCGCTGCCGCCGTCGACACCGGTACGCATCGACGTGGCGCGGGCCCACATCCACGCGCCGATCATCGCCACCGGCCTGGACGCGGACGACACCGTCGCGGTGCCGCCGATCGACCACCCGTACCTGACCGGCTGGTACGACCGGAGCGTGACGCCTGGACAGTCCGGCGCCGCCGTGCTGCTCGGCCACGTCGACTCGCACCGCACCGGCCCCGCCGTGTTCTACTACCTCGGCGCGCTCACCCGCGGCGACACCGTCCAGGTGACCCGGGCCGACCACACGGTCGCGGTGTTCACCGTCGACGGCGTCGCCGGGTACGAGAAGACCCGGTTCCCGGCGACCGCGGTGTACGGGCCGACTGCCGGGCCGAGCCTGCGGCTGGTGACCTGCGGCGGCCGGTTCGACGAGCGAACCCACAGCTACGAACGCAACGTGGTGGTGTTCGCGAGCCTGACCTCGTCGCACCGGGAGACCGCCGCGGAAGCGGCCCGGCCACTGCAGACCACCTCCTGA
- a CDS encoding aldo/keto reductase — translation MTDTFLLGGDLPVRRIGFGALRLPGRPAAARTRAVAVARRAVDLGVTLIDTADSYDLGDNETLLAEALHPYPDSLVLATKAGRINLGDAWYDCGRPEYLRQQAELSLRRLRLDRIDLFQLHRIDATVPPADQYGALRQLRDEGKVRHVGLSEVSVAEIEAARRIVPVAAVQNRYNLSDRRHEDVLAYCERHGIAFLPWLPVAPRTLTPAARAVAARHDATPPQVALAWLLQRSRVLLPIPGTASQRHLAENVAAATLQLSTEDVAALTAEPAGLPDRP, via the coding sequence ATGACAGACACGTTCCTGCTCGGCGGTGACCTGCCGGTGCGCCGGATCGGATTCGGTGCGCTGCGGCTGCCCGGGAGACCGGCCGCGGCACGCACCCGCGCCGTCGCGGTGGCCCGACGGGCGGTCGACCTCGGCGTCACGCTGATCGACACCGCCGACTCGTACGACCTGGGCGACAACGAAACGTTGCTCGCCGAGGCGCTGCACCCGTACCCGGACTCGCTCGTGCTCGCCACCAAGGCCGGCCGGATCAACCTCGGCGACGCCTGGTACGACTGCGGCCGGCCGGAGTACCTGCGGCAGCAGGCCGAACTGAGCCTGCGCCGGCTGCGGCTGGACCGCATCGACCTGTTCCAGCTGCACCGCATCGACGCGACGGTGCCGCCGGCCGACCAGTACGGGGCGTTGCGGCAGCTGCGCGACGAGGGCAAGGTGCGACACGTCGGGCTCTCCGAGGTGTCGGTGGCCGAGATCGAGGCTGCCCGCCGGATCGTGCCGGTCGCCGCCGTGCAGAACCGGTACAACCTGAGCGACCGGCGGCACGAGGACGTGCTGGCGTACTGCGAGCGGCACGGCATCGCGTTCCTGCCGTGGCTGCCGGTGGCGCCCCGTACGCTCACGCCGGCCGCGCGGGCGGTCGCCGCCCGGCACGACGCGACGCCGCCCCAGGTCGCGCTGGCCTGGCTGCTGCAGCGCTCCCGGGTGCTGCTGCCGATCCCCGGCACGGCGAGCCAGCGCCACCTGGCCGAGAACGTCGCCGCCGCGACACTGCAACTGTCCACTGAGGACGTCGCTGCACTGACGGCCGAGCCGGCGGGGCTGCCCGACCGGCCGTGA
- a CDS encoding LysR family transcriptional regulator, producing MLNLERLRVLRAIAATGSVRGAAATLHVTTSAVSQQMARLEREIGQPLVERNGRGIRLTDAALLLSEHAGALLAQAEAVETDLARHRGAVVGELRLAAFATAARGLLPTALAALHDRYPALRTRTAEQEPDVALPAVASGDLDLAIAQDWPESPLTLPAGSARTGLLDDVFDVALPAGHRLADRPTLDLVELAADDWVGWSAGQLCHDWLRRTVPDARVPHTASEHATQLALVAAGLGVALLPRLGRDPVPDGVRFAAVRPAPVRRVFAVWRSAAARQPAIRAALAALRDAGRR from the coding sequence GTGCTCAATCTGGAACGGCTGCGAGTGCTGCGTGCGATCGCGGCGACCGGCTCGGTCCGCGGCGCCGCGGCCACCCTGCACGTCACCACCTCCGCCGTCTCCCAGCAGATGGCCCGGCTGGAGCGGGAGATCGGCCAGCCGCTGGTGGAACGCAACGGTCGCGGCATCCGGCTCACCGACGCCGCGCTGCTGCTGTCCGAGCACGCCGGTGCGCTGCTGGCCCAGGCCGAGGCGGTCGAGACGGACCTCGCCCGGCACCGCGGCGCGGTGGTCGGTGAGCTGCGGCTCGCCGCGTTCGCCACCGCCGCCCGCGGCCTGCTGCCGACCGCCCTCGCGGCGCTGCACGACCGGTACCCGGCGCTGCGAACACGCACCGCGGAGCAGGAGCCGGACGTGGCGCTCCCGGCCGTCGCCAGCGGGGATCTCGACCTCGCGATCGCCCAGGACTGGCCGGAGTCGCCGTTGACCCTGCCGGCCGGCTCGGCCCGGACCGGCCTGCTCGACGACGTGTTCGACGTCGCGCTGCCCGCCGGGCACCGGCTCGCCGACCGCCCGACCCTCGACCTGGTCGAACTCGCCGCCGACGACTGGGTCGGCTGGTCGGCCGGGCAGCTGTGTCACGACTGGCTGCGCCGCACCGTGCCGGACGCCCGGGTCCCGCACACCGCGAGCGAACACGCCACCCAGCTGGCGCTGGTCGCCGCCGGGCTCGGCGTCGCGCTGCTGCCCCGGCTCGGCCGCGATCCGGTACCGGACGGGGTTCGGTTCGCCGCGGTGCGGCCGGCACCGGTACGCCGGGTGTTCGCGGTCTGGCGGTCCGCGGCGGCCCGCCAGCCCGCCATCCGGGCAGCCCTCGCCGCGCTGCGCGACGCCGGCCGCCGCTGA
- a CDS encoding lamin tail domain-containing protein gives MRAAMRVGIGAAAAGLAAVVLTATPGTAATPAVHFAGIQYNAPGADTTRNVNGEYVKISNSGSRAVSIRGWSVRDAAGHRYTFPTYTIKAHDSLWLHSGKGRHTHRTFYWGSGWHIWNNNGDTATLRDTHRVHDTCRWTRSTSSGWKTC, from the coding sequence ATGCGTGCGGCGATGCGGGTCGGAATCGGGGCGGCCGCGGCCGGTCTGGCGGCCGTGGTGCTGACGGCGACACCGGGCACGGCGGCGACCCCGGCGGTGCACTTCGCCGGCATCCAGTACAACGCCCCCGGCGCCGACACCACCAGGAACGTCAACGGTGAGTACGTGAAGATCTCGAACTCCGGTAGCAGGGCGGTCAGCATCCGGGGCTGGTCGGTACGGGACGCGGCCGGCCACCGGTACACGTTCCCCACCTACACCATCAAGGCGCACGACAGCCTCTGGCTGCACTCCGGCAAGGGCAGGCACACGCACCGCACCTTCTACTGGGGCTCCGGCTGGCACATCTGGAACAACAACGGGGACACCGCGACGCTGCGGGACACCCACCGCGTGCACGACACCTGCCGCTGGACCCGGTCGACCTCGTCCGGCTGGAAGACCTGCTGA
- a CDS encoding B12-binding domain-containing radical SAM protein: MRVTMVLPALTEATSPRLRPIKYSLFPPLGLATLAGYLSDSDEVRIVDEHVQPLRLDDDRPDLAVIQPYITSARRAYRLAAAYRAKGVHVAMGGLHVTSLPEEAARHADTIFLGPGEDIWPAFLADFRARRPRPRYESRERTLVRLPPVRRDLIDRRRYLVPNSLVVSRGCPHHCDFCYKDAFFTGGKSFYTQAVDDALAEIERLPGRHLYFLDDHLFGNRRFAEALFDGMRGMGRVWQAAGTVDSVLAPGLLERAVDAGLRSLFVGFETVNDANLPAQRKRQNIGRDYAAVVRRLHGAGVMVNASFVFGMDDDGPDVFDRTVDWAVGQGIETATFHIMTPYPGTALYQRMQQAGRILHTDWDRYDTRHVVYRPARLTAAELTDGYRRAYRDFYRWPAIWRGAGTKPPGRDRLRHLAYAGGWKKLSPLWHPLIRARQVSRALPFLESLLGSFGARRSAPPARTARAARPGASPSLDTARPRDPAR, encoded by the coding sequence ATGAGAGTCACGATGGTGCTGCCGGCGCTGACCGAGGCGACCAGCCCGCGGCTGCGGCCGATCAAGTACTCGCTGTTTCCCCCGCTGGGGCTGGCCACGCTGGCCGGCTACCTGTCCGACTCCGACGAGGTGCGGATCGTCGACGAGCACGTGCAACCGTTGCGGCTGGACGACGACCGGCCCGATCTCGCGGTGATCCAGCCGTACATCACGTCGGCCCGGCGGGCCTACCGGCTCGCGGCGGCGTACCGGGCGAAGGGCGTGCACGTGGCGATGGGCGGGCTGCACGTCACGTCGCTGCCGGAGGAGGCGGCCCGGCACGCCGACACGATCTTCCTCGGCCCGGGCGAGGACATCTGGCCGGCGTTCCTGGCCGACTTCCGGGCGCGCCGCCCGAGACCGCGGTACGAGTCGCGCGAGCGCACCCTGGTCCGGCTGCCGCCGGTGCGGCGCGACCTGATCGACCGGCGCCGCTACCTGGTGCCGAACTCGCTGGTGGTGTCCCGCGGCTGCCCGCACCACTGCGACTTCTGTTACAAGGACGCCTTCTTCACCGGCGGGAAGTCGTTCTACACCCAGGCGGTCGACGACGCGCTCGCCGAGATCGAGCGGCTACCCGGCCGGCACCTGTACTTCCTGGACGACCACCTGTTCGGCAACCGGCGCTTCGCAGAGGCGCTGTTCGACGGGATGCGGGGGATGGGCCGGGTCTGGCAGGCCGCCGGCACCGTCGACTCGGTGCTCGCGCCGGGTTTGCTGGAGCGCGCGGTCGACGCCGGCCTGCGCAGCCTGTTCGTCGGTTTCGAGACCGTCAACGACGCCAACCTGCCGGCCCAGCGGAAGCGGCAGAACATCGGCCGGGACTACGCGGCTGTCGTGCGGCGGCTGCACGGGGCCGGGGTGATGGTCAACGCCAGCTTCGTGTTCGGCATGGACGACGACGGACCGGACGTGTTCGACCGCACCGTCGACTGGGCGGTCGGCCAGGGGATCGAGACCGCGACCTTCCACATCATGACGCCCTACCCGGGAACCGCGCTGTACCAACGGATGCAGCAGGCCGGCAGGATCCTGCACACCGACTGGGACCGGTACGACACCCGGCACGTGGTGTACCGGCCGGCCAGGTTGACCGCGGCCGAGCTGACCGACGGGTACCGGCGGGCGTACCGGGACTTCTACCGCTGGCCGGCGATCTGGCGCGGCGCCGGGACCAAACCGCCCGGTCGGGACCGGCTGCGGCACCTGGCCTACGCGGGCGGCTGGAAGAAGCTCTCCCCGCTGTGGCACCCGCTGATCCGGGCCCGCCAGGTGTCCCGCGCGCTGCCGTTCCTGGAGTCGCTGCTGGGCAGCTTCGGTGCCCGCCGCTCGGCCCCGCCCGCTCGCACCGCACGGGCTGCCCGCCCGGGAGCGTCACCGTCTCTCGACACCGCCCGCCCGCGAGACCCGGCCAGGTAG
- a CDS encoding DUF1684 domain-containing protein, translating into MESRTDADTALQLADWRRTVAELYAQVRAAADPVAGHARWRAGRDALFGRHPQSPLAATDPLRGTGLPYWPYDPALRFELPVTPPDAPQRREVDTGADGVTSYELIGSVRLPAPVSGTLAVWWTRQYGGGLFLPVRDGTAGRTSYGAGRYLLDTAKGADLGGSGGSLLLDLNFLYHPSCRYDDSWVCPLAPAENTLAAEIRAGERL; encoded by the coding sequence ATGGAGTCGAGGACCGACGCGGACACCGCCCTGCAGCTCGCCGACTGGCGCCGCACCGTCGCCGAGCTGTACGCCCAGGTGCGCGCCGCCGCCGACCCGGTCGCCGGGCACGCCCGCTGGCGAGCCGGGCGCGACGCGTTGTTCGGCCGGCACCCGCAGAGCCCGCTCGCGGCCACCGATCCGTTGCGGGGCACCGGCCTGCCCTACTGGCCGTACGATCCGGCGCTGCGCTTCGAGCTGCCGGTGACGCCGCCGGACGCGCCGCAGCGCCGGGAGGTCGACACCGGCGCCGACGGCGTCACCAGCTACGAGCTGATCGGCTCGGTGCGGCTGCCCGCGCCGGTGTCCGGCACGCTCGCGGTGTGGTGGACGCGGCAGTACGGCGGCGGGTTGTTCCTGCCGGTGCGCGACGGCACCGCCGGGCGCACCAGCTACGGGGCCGGCCGCTACCTGCTGGACACCGCCAAGGGCGCCGACCTCGGCGGCTCCGGCGGCAGCCTGCTGCTGGACCTCAACTTCCTCTACCACCCGTCCTGCCGGTACGACGACAGCTGGGTGTGCCCGCTCGCGCCGGCCGAGAACACGCTCGCCGCCGAGATCCGCGCCGGCGAGCGCCTCTGA
- a CDS encoding nucleotidyltransferase family protein, whose amino-acid sequence MTGTTVAGLLLAAGAGRRFGRPKALVSFRGRTLLEHGVALLTGGGCDPVYVVSGAAPLTCPGATVVANPGWATGMGSSLRAGVEALPARVDAVVVALVDQPLVGPAAVRRLLAAYRRGARLAVAGYAGRPRNPVLLSREYWPGVLASARGDRGARGYLRSHPELVTLVDCDGTGSPADIDTPEDLDSLSG is encoded by the coding sequence ATGACCGGTACGACGGTGGCCGGGCTGCTGCTCGCGGCGGGAGCGGGGCGCCGGTTCGGGCGGCCCAAGGCACTGGTGTCGTTTCGCGGCCGGACGCTGCTGGAGCACGGCGTCGCCCTGCTGACCGGCGGTGGCTGCGATCCGGTCTACGTGGTGTCCGGCGCCGCGCCGCTGACCTGCCCGGGCGCCACCGTGGTGGCCAACCCTGGCTGGGCTACCGGGATGGGATCGTCGCTGCGGGCCGGCGTCGAGGCGTTGCCGGCCCGCGTCGACGCGGTCGTCGTCGCGCTGGTGGATCAGCCGCTCGTCGGGCCGGCGGCGGTGCGCCGGTTGCTGGCGGCGTACCGCCGCGGTGCCCGGCTCGCGGTGGCCGGCTATGCCGGTCGGCCGCGCAATCCGGTGCTGCTGAGCCGGGAGTACTGGCCGGGCGTGCTGGCGTCGGCCCGGGGTGACCGGGGGGCACGCGGGTACCTGCGGAGCCATCCGGAGCTGGTGACGCTGGTCGACTGCGACGGTACCGGGTCGCCGGCCGACATCGACACCCCCGAGGACCTGGACTCGCTGTCCGGCTGA
- a CDS encoding PucR family transcriptional regulator has protein sequence MRLRALLDAPDLRLRLLTGGSQLDRAVRWVYTTDLPDPRRYLTGGELVLTGMLWRHGPADSAAFVAALAEGGIAALAAGYADDETQAVPDDLVQECRRRGVVLFEVPPDVSFATVTERVVRAVTEERPGGAEQRWRDRLHTLVATGAGPDDMCRLLTDRIGADCVVLSAAGRRVAGTGLLPADDRRRLARRYLSAEPLPATERLPAGRYTLLAISPRQPRIAGWCLAVAGDLDADDPGVRGPVGEVCTLLALEWSRQEEARQVADRQGAQLVRLAGSDSAAPADVASRLQVAGFAPDEPIAVVVAAATGATPPTALLGEICAGRSDRSLVTGVDGESVAIVATDIDRFGEFVEYVRAQAEALRPGLSGSRVGIGVAAAPACAAGLHGALEEARAVRRLGEHRPGQVRVAGSGELTSHGLLLATVPDELRRSYTDRLLGPLVGYDAAHRTDLLATLEAFLDCDGSWTRCAARLHLHVNTLRYRIGRIERLTGRDLSTFPGRVDLYLALKLA, from the coding sequence GTGCGGCTACGTGCCCTGCTCGACGCGCCGGATCTGCGGCTCCGCCTGCTCACCGGTGGCTCCCAGCTGGACCGGGCGGTCCGCTGGGTGTACACGACCGATCTGCCCGATCCGCGGCGGTATCTGACCGGTGGCGAACTCGTGCTCACCGGAATGCTGTGGCGGCACGGTCCGGCGGATTCGGCCGCGTTCGTCGCCGCCCTCGCCGAGGGCGGGATCGCCGCGCTCGCCGCCGGGTACGCGGACGACGAAACCCAGGCGGTACCGGACGATCTGGTCCAGGAGTGCCGGCGGCGCGGTGTGGTGCTGTTCGAGGTGCCGCCGGACGTGTCGTTCGCGACCGTCACCGAACGGGTGGTCCGCGCGGTCACCGAGGAACGGCCCGGCGGCGCCGAGCAACGCTGGCGGGACCGGCTGCACACCCTGGTGGCCACCGGCGCGGGGCCGGACGACATGTGCCGCCTGCTCACCGACCGGATCGGCGCCGACTGCGTCGTGCTGTCCGCGGCCGGCCGCCGGGTCGCCGGAACCGGCCTGCTGCCTGCCGACGACCGCCGCCGCCTCGCCCGCCGCTACCTGTCCGCCGAGCCGCTGCCGGCCACCGAACGGCTGCCCGCCGGCCGGTACACGCTGCTGGCGATCTCACCGCGGCAGCCGCGCATCGCGGGCTGGTGCCTCGCCGTCGCCGGCGATCTCGACGCCGACGATCCGGGGGTACGCGGCCCGGTCGGCGAGGTGTGCACGCTGCTCGCGCTGGAGTGGTCCCGGCAGGAGGAAGCCCGCCAGGTCGCCGACCGGCAGGGCGCCCAGCTGGTCCGGCTGGCCGGCTCCGACTCCGCCGCACCCGCCGACGTCGCGTCCCGGTTGCAGGTCGCGGGTTTCGCGCCGGATGAACCGATCGCGGTGGTGGTGGCCGCCGCCACCGGCGCCACACCGCCGACCGCGCTGCTGGGGGAGATCTGTGCCGGGCGGTCGGACCGGTCGCTGGTCACCGGGGTCGACGGCGAGTCCGTTGCGATCGTCGCGACCGACATCGACCGGTTCGGCGAGTTCGTCGAGTACGTCCGCGCCCAGGCCGAGGCGCTGCGACCCGGCCTGTCCGGTTCCCGGGTCGGCATCGGGGTGGCGGCGGCGCCGGCCTGCGCGGCCGGGCTGCACGGCGCGTTGGAGGAGGCCCGGGCGGTACGCAGGCTCGGCGAGCACCGGCCCGGCCAGGTGCGGGTGGCCGGTTCCGGGGAACTGACCTCGCACGGGCTGCTGCTCGCCACCGTGCCGGACGAGTTGCGTCGCTCGTACACCGACCGGCTGCTCGGCCCGCTCGTCGGGTACGACGCGGCGCACCGCACCGACCTGCTGGCCACCCTGGAGGCGTTCCTGGACTGCGACGGGTCGTGGACCCGCTGCGCCGCCCGGCTGCACCTGCACGTCAACACACTGCGGTACCGGATCGGCCGGATCGAGCGGCTGACCGGCCGCGACCTGTCCACCTTTCCCGGGCGGGTCGACCTCTACCTCGCGCTGAAGCTCGCATGA
- the uraD gene encoding 2-oxo-4-hydroxy-4-carboxy-5-ureidoimidazoline decarboxylase: MDRGLRVFNALPAPRASLAGCCGAPGWAETVAAGRPYRDRAALRAAADAALASADWSAVATALADHPRIGAPPRGDDRRAAWSRAEQSAASVPAGAAPAGGGAGDPLVAANEAYERRFGHVFLICATGRSRAQILAALAERLRNDEATERVVVRRELAAIAALRLDRLLAELAAADEPAMP, from the coding sequence ATGGACCGGGGGCTGCGGGTGTTCAACGCGTTGCCGGCACCGAGGGCGTCGCTCGCCGGGTGCTGCGGTGCGCCCGGCTGGGCCGAGACCGTGGCCGCCGGCCGCCCGTACCGGGACCGGGCCGCGCTGCGGGCCGCCGCGGACGCGGCGCTGGCCAGCGCGGACTGGTCCGCGGTCGCGACCGCGCTGGCCGACCATCCCCGGATCGGCGCGCCGCCCCGCGGTGACGACCGGCGGGCCGCCTGGTCCCGCGCCGAACAGTCGGCCGCGTCCGTACCGGCCGGGGCCGCGCCCGCGGGCGGCGGTGCGGGCGACCCGCTGGTCGCCGCGAACGAGGCGTACGAGCGGCGGTTCGGGCACGTGTTCCTGATCTGCGCGACCGGCCGCAGCCGGGCGCAGATCCTCGCCGCGCTGGCCGAGCGGCTGCGCAACGACGAGGCGACCGAACGCGTCGTGGTACGCCGGGAACTCGCCGCGATCGCCGCGCTGCGGTTGGACCGGCTGCTGGCGGAGCTGGCGGCGGCCGACGAGCCGGCGATGCCATGA
- the uraH gene encoding hydroxyisourate hydrolase, whose amino-acid sequence MSLSTHVLDTGRGRPAAGVPVRLESADGTALGAGVTDGDGRLAGLPLAAPGRYRLVFDTAAWFAATGTEGFFPEVAITFTVTDAGARHHVPLLLSPFAYSTYRGS is encoded by the coding sequence ATGAGCCTGTCGACCCACGTGCTGGACACCGGCCGGGGCCGGCCCGCGGCCGGTGTGCCGGTCCGGCTGGAGTCGGCCGACGGCACCGCACTCGGCGCGGGGGTCACCGACGGCGACGGCCGGTTGGCCGGGTTGCCGCTGGCCGCGCCCGGCCGGTACCGGCTGGTGTTCGACACCGCGGCCTGGTTCGCGGCGACCGGCACCGAGGGGTTCTTCCCCGAGGTGGCGATCACCTTCACGGTGACCGATGCCGGGGCGCGGCACCACGTGCCGCTGCTGCTGAGCCCGTTCGCGTACTCGACCTACCGAGGGAGCTGA
- the pucL gene encoding factor-independent urate hydroxylase, which translates to MGIVLGDNRYGKAEVHLVRVDRAADRHALADVTVSVSLSGELADVHLRGDNRNVLTTDAQKNTVFAFAADGVGQIEEFGLRLARHFVASQPAIRRAVVRLTEQPWDRIEGDGGPAPHSFARNGTCLRTAQVCGTADGVEVGSGLTGLTLLNTTDSEFWGFARDRYTTLAETRDRVLATAVDARWRHRSADGDFGTSYRDVRRLLTTAFAETYSYSLQQTLYAMGERVLAAHPEIAEIRLSLPNKHHFLVDLSPHGIENADTVYYAADRPYGLIEGTVTRDDAAPSMMDW; encoded by the coding sequence GTGGGGATCGTGCTCGGTGACAACCGGTACGGCAAGGCGGAGGTGCACCTGGTCCGGGTGGACCGCGCCGCCGACCGGCACGCCCTGGCCGACGTGACGGTCAGCGTGTCGCTGTCCGGTGAGCTGGCGGACGTGCACCTGCGCGGCGACAACAGGAACGTGCTGACCACCGACGCGCAGAAGAACACCGTGTTCGCGTTCGCCGCCGACGGGGTCGGGCAGATCGAGGAGTTCGGGTTGCGGCTGGCGCGGCACTTCGTGGCGAGCCAGCCGGCCATCCGCCGTGCCGTGGTGCGGCTGACCGAGCAGCCGTGGGACCGCATCGAGGGCGACGGCGGACCGGCGCCGCACTCGTTCGCCCGCAACGGGACCTGCCTGCGTACCGCCCAGGTGTGCGGCACCGCCGACGGGGTCGAGGTGGGGTCCGGGCTGACCGGGCTGACGCTGCTCAACACCACCGATTCGGAGTTCTGGGGTTTCGCGAGGGACCGGTACACCACGCTCGCCGAGACGCGGGACCGGGTCCTCGCCACCGCCGTGGACGCGCGCTGGCGGCACCGGTCCGCCGACGGCGACTTCGGCACGTCGTACCGGGACGTCCGGCGGCTGCTGACGACCGCGTTCGCGGAGACCTACAGCTACTCGCTGCAGCAGACGCTGTACGCGATGGGGGAGCGGGTGCTCGCCGCGCATCCGGAGATCGCCGAGATCCGGTTGTCGCTGCCGAACAAGCACCACTTCCTGGTGGACCTGTCCCCGCACGGCATCGAGAACGCCGACACCGTCTACTACGCGGCGGACCGCCCGTACGGGCTGATCGAGGGGACGGTGACCCGCGACGACGCGGCACCGTCCATGATGGACTGGTAG
- a CDS encoding FAD binding domain-containing protein yields the protein MDFLRPRGLAEALAIRARRPDAVPIRGGTDLMVELNFDRGRPGALLDLGRLDELDGWDRDGDTIRVGAGLPYQRIVAELATALPALAMASRTVGSPQIRNRGTVGGNLGSASPAGDAHPPLLVSDASIEVASVRGARRIPATEFYQGVKRSALAADELIVAVHLPAAAGPQQFAKVGTRNAMVIAVCSLALALDPATERVRVALGSAAPTPRRCAEAERFLTAELADRRWWTVGTPVSEPVLRRFGALVAAAAAPIDDVRGTADYRRRALAVLARRTATWSLREYRQGGRTCA from the coding sequence ATGGACTTCCTGCGACCGCGCGGGCTGGCCGAGGCGCTGGCGATCCGCGCGCGGCGGCCGGACGCGGTACCGATCCGCGGCGGCACCGACCTGATGGTCGAGCTCAACTTCGACCGCGGCCGGCCCGGCGCGCTGCTCGATCTCGGCCGGCTCGACGAACTCGACGGCTGGGACCGGGACGGCGACACGATCAGGGTCGGCGCCGGGCTGCCCTACCAGCGGATCGTGGCGGAACTGGCGACCGCACTGCCGGCGCTCGCGATGGCCTCGCGGACGGTCGGGTCGCCGCAGATCCGCAACCGGGGCACCGTGGGCGGCAACCTCGGCTCCGCCTCGCCGGCCGGCGACGCGCACCCGCCGCTGCTGGTGTCCGACGCCTCGATCGAGGTTGCCTCGGTGCGCGGCGCCAGGCGGATCCCGGCGACCGAGTTCTACCAGGGGGTCAAGCGGTCCGCGCTGGCCGCCGACGAGCTGATCGTCGCGGTGCACCTGCCGGCGGCGGCCGGGCCGCAGCAGTTCGCCAAGGTCGGTACCCGCAACGCGATGGTGATCGCGGTCTGCTCGCTGGCGCTCGCGCTGGACCCGGCCACCGAGCGGGTACGGGTGGCGCTCGGCTCGGCGGCCCCGACACCGCGCCGGTGCGCCGAGGCCGAACGGTTCCTCACCGCCGAACTGGCCGACCGTCGCTGGTGGACGGTGGGTACCCCGGTGTCGGAGCCGGTGCTGCGGCGGTTCGGTGCGCTGGTCGCCGCCGCGGCGGCGCCGATCGACGACGTGCGCGGCACCGCGGACTACCGGCGCCGGGCGCTGGCCGTACTGGCCCGGCGGACGGCGACGTGGAGCCTCCGGGAGTACCGACAGGGGGGTCGGACATGCGCCTGA